The following proteins come from a genomic window of Achromobacter deleyi:
- a CDS encoding M20 aminoacylase family protein — protein MKLLDPIVAWRDDISQIRRDIHAHPELAFEEFRTADVVAAKLEEWGIEIHRGLGGTGVVGIIRGDRPGERAVGLRADMDALPMQEANTFAHASKHAGKMHACGHDGHTAMLLAAARYLAQHRDFAGTVYVIFQPAEEGGGGAKRMIDDGLFTRFPMEAVFGMHNWPGMAPGQFGVTAGPIMASSNEFSIVVKGKGTHAGMPNLGIDPVMAAVQLAQSLQTIITRNRNPLDAAVLSITQIHAGSADNVVPNHAELRGTVRTFTLDVLDLIERRMEEIARHTCAAMDCEVEFTFQRNYPPTINHPEEAAFCADVMRDIVGDDKVNDHVQPTMGAEDFAFMLQELPGCYVWIGNGLGDHRAAGHGLGPCMLHNGSYDFNDELLALGGTYWVQLALKRLAKP, from the coding sequence ATGAAACTCCTCGATCCCATCGTTGCCTGGCGCGACGATATCTCCCAGATCCGACGCGACATCCACGCGCATCCCGAATTGGCATTCGAGGAATTCCGCACCGCCGACGTGGTCGCGGCCAAGCTCGAAGAATGGGGCATTGAAATCCATCGCGGCCTCGGCGGCACCGGCGTGGTCGGCATCATCCGCGGCGACCGTCCTGGCGAACGCGCCGTCGGCCTGCGCGCCGACATGGACGCCCTGCCCATGCAGGAAGCCAATACCTTCGCCCACGCCAGCAAGCACGCCGGCAAGATGCATGCCTGTGGCCATGACGGCCACACCGCCATGCTGCTGGCCGCCGCGCGCTACCTGGCGCAGCACCGCGACTTCGCGGGCACGGTCTACGTGATCTTCCAGCCCGCCGAGGAAGGCGGCGGCGGCGCCAAGCGCATGATCGACGATGGCCTGTTCACGCGCTTCCCGATGGAAGCCGTGTTCGGCATGCACAACTGGCCCGGCATGGCGCCCGGCCAGTTCGGCGTGACCGCCGGCCCCATCATGGCCTCCAGCAACGAATTCTCCATCGTGGTCAAGGGCAAGGGCACCCATGCCGGCATGCCCAACCTGGGCATTGACCCGGTGATGGCGGCGGTGCAGCTGGCGCAATCGCTGCAGACCATCATCACGCGCAACCGCAATCCGCTCGACGCCGCGGTGCTCAGCATCACGCAGATCCACGCCGGCAGCGCCGACAACGTGGTGCCCAACCACGCCGAGCTGCGCGGCACGGTGCGCACGTTCACGCTGGACGTGCTGGACCTGATCGAACGCCGTATGGAAGAGATCGCCCGCCACACCTGCGCCGCCATGGATTGCGAAGTGGAGTTCACCTTCCAGCGCAACTACCCGCCCACCATCAACCATCCCGAGGAAGCCGCGTTCTGCGCCGACGTGATGCGCGACATCGTCGGTGACGACAAGGTCAACGACCACGTGCAGCCCACCATGGGCGCCGAGGACTTCGCCTTCATGCTGCAGGAACTGCCGGGCTGCTACGTCTGGATCGGCAACGGCCTCGGCGACCACCGCGCCGCCGGCCACGGCCTGGGCCCGTGCATGCTGCACAACGGCAGTTACGACTTCAACGACGAGCTGCTGGCGCTGGGCGGCACCTACTGGGTGCAACTGGC
- a CDS encoding inositol monophosphatase family protein, with amino-acid sequence METYDPPRSLVSPVDLCAALDAAVTAAHAGAAILQSYAHHRADLVIDRKARNDLVSQADREAEAAIIEQLQARTPKFGIVAEETGGQAQGAATWYIDPLDGTTNFLHDIPHYAVSIALIAHAGTAVSPTERLARDTPVAGVVYDPCREELFTAVYGVGAWLNGRRINCSRTRTLDDAVLATGFPFRDFSFASQYMPMLHDAINRARGVRRMGAAALDLAWTACGRYDGYWEMGLAPWDVAAGTLIVREAGGACSDMHQQDSWPIGGRVVAGNPDIERALHEMIAPHLDQPG; translated from the coding sequence ATGGAAACCTATGACCCGCCCCGCTCGCTTGTCTCGCCCGTAGACCTGTGCGCCGCGCTCGACGCCGCGGTCACGGCAGCCCACGCCGGCGCGGCCATCCTGCAATCCTACGCGCATCATCGCGCCGATCTCGTGATCGATCGCAAGGCGCGCAATGATCTCGTGTCCCAGGCCGACCGCGAGGCCGAGGCCGCGATCATCGAGCAGTTGCAGGCGCGCACGCCCAAGTTCGGCATCGTCGCCGAAGAGACCGGCGGCCAGGCGCAGGGCGCCGCCACCTGGTACATCGACCCGCTCGACGGCACCACCAATTTCCTGCACGACATTCCGCACTACGCCGTGTCGATCGCGCTCATCGCGCACGCCGGCACCGCGGTGTCCCCCACCGAGCGCCTGGCGCGCGACACGCCCGTGGCCGGCGTGGTCTACGACCCCTGCCGCGAAGAACTGTTCACCGCCGTGTACGGCGTGGGCGCCTGGCTCAACGGCCGCCGCATCAACTGCTCGCGCACCCGCACGCTGGACGACGCCGTGCTGGCGACGGGCTTTCCCTTCCGCGACTTTTCCTTCGCCAGCCAGTACATGCCGATGCTGCATGACGCCATCAACCGCGCCCGCGGCGTGCGACGCATGGGCGCGGCCGCGCTGGACCTGGCCTGGACCGCCTGCGGCCGCTATGACGGCTATTGGGAAATGGGCCTGGCGCCCTGGGACGTGGCCGCGGGCACGCTGATCGTGCGCGAAGCCGGCGGCGCCTGCAGCGACATGCACCAGCAGGACTCCTGGCCCATCGGCGGACGCGTCGTGGCCGGCAATCCCGACATCGAACGCGCCCTGCACGAGATGATCGCCCCGCACCTGGACCAGCCGGGCTGA
- the mnmD gene encoding tRNA (5-methylaminomethyl-2-thiouridine)(34)-methyltransferase MnmD — MSSSYVPLTPAVAEFDAQGRLYSPAYGDVYHSPSGALGQAEHVFLRGNGLPERWRGRDAFTVCETGFGLGLNFLALWRAWRDDPQRARSLHVVSLEAHPFGRAALQALLARHAPEPVAALATQLAAQWPALLPGLHRLEFEGGAVTLTLGFGDAQALAPRLAARVDAYFLDGFAPERNPRMWQAALLKDLARLAAPQATVATWACTGELRQALRDAGFDVRRAPGYGGKWHMTVGTAAAGADVAPAAVAEGGRHALVVGAGLAGAGIAQSLALRGWRVTVLDAALARGALAHAGHAAAALTPVLARDDNARARLSRAGSGRAQARWAGLADGAAPTVCGTVQLERDAGRAAALEETLSVLAFPRDWVRAVSRDEASALAGLPLARGGIFFGQGMLVSPAELIPALLATPGVRVAAGTVARVAPDGVGWRALDAADAELARADVVILANAFGAQGVLAASGLLAPLPRVAQMHALAGEVTLVPAAALGGGPRCVVGGEGYLLPDTGAGCVAGSTYVHGATEARIGAEGQRVALDKAAGLLGGGFPAFEALVPGSLPGWAGWRAVLPGRLPAVGELAHAPGLWLAAGYASRGLSWSALMGDLIAARLCGEPSPLETDLSRLIAPR; from the coding sequence ATGTCTTCGTCCTACGTGCCCCTGACCCCCGCGGTCGCTGAATTCGATGCGCAAGGCCGGCTCTACAGCCCGGCCTATGGCGACGTCTACCACTCGCCGTCGGGCGCGCTGGGCCAGGCCGAACACGTTTTCCTGCGGGGCAACGGCCTGCCGGAACGCTGGCGCGGACGCGACGCCTTCACGGTCTGCGAGACCGGTTTCGGCCTGGGGCTCAATTTCCTGGCGTTGTGGCGCGCCTGGCGCGACGATCCGCAGCGCGCGCGCAGCCTGCACGTGGTGTCGCTGGAGGCGCACCCCTTCGGCCGCGCGGCCCTGCAGGCCTTGCTGGCGCGCCATGCGCCCGAGCCCGTGGCCGCGCTGGCGACGCAACTGGCGGCGCAGTGGCCAGCCTTGCTGCCCGGCCTGCACCGGCTGGAATTCGAGGGCGGCGCGGTGACGCTGACGCTTGGTTTCGGCGATGCGCAGGCGCTGGCGCCGCGGCTGGCGGCGCGGGTCGATGCGTATTTCCTGGATGGTTTCGCGCCGGAGCGCAATCCGCGCATGTGGCAGGCCGCCTTGCTCAAGGACCTGGCGCGGCTGGCCGCGCCGCAGGCCACGGTGGCCACCTGGGCCTGCACCGGCGAATTGCGCCAGGCCCTGCGCGATGCAGGGTTCGACGTGCGGCGGGCGCCGGGCTATGGCGGCAAATGGCACATGACGGTGGGCACCGCCGCGGCCGGCGCCGACGTCGCGCCGGCCGCGGTGGCCGAGGGTGGCCGCCATGCGCTGGTGGTGGGGGCGGGCCTGGCGGGCGCGGGCATCGCGCAGTCCCTGGCGCTGCGAGGCTGGCGCGTGACGGTGCTGGATGCGGCGCTGGCGCGGGGCGCGCTGGCCCATGCCGGCCACGCCGCGGCGGCGCTGACGCCGGTGCTGGCGCGCGACGACAACGCCCGCGCGCGCCTGTCGCGCGCCGGCAGCGGACGCGCCCAGGCTCGTTGGGCCGGGCTGGCCGACGGCGCCGCGCCGACCGTGTGCGGCACCGTGCAATTGGAACGTGACGCCGGCCGCGCAGCCGCGCTGGAGGAAACGCTGTCGGTGCTGGCGTTTCCGCGCGACTGGGTGCGCGCGGTCAGCCGCGACGAGGCCAGCGCGCTGGCCGGATTGCCGCTGGCGCGCGGCGGCATCTTCTTTGGGCAGGGCATGCTGGTATCGCCCGCCGAGTTGATTCCGGCCTTGCTGGCGACGCCCGGCGTGCGCGTGGCGGCGGGGACGGTGGCGCGGGTCGCGCCCGATGGCGTCGGGTGGCGCGCGCTGGACGCCGCGGATGCGGAGCTGGCGCGGGCCGATGTCGTGATCCTGGCCAACGCCTTCGGCGCGCAGGGCGTGCTGGCGGCCAGCGGCCTGCTGGCGCCGCTGCCGCGAGTGGCGCAGATGCATGCGCTGGCAGGCGAGGTCACGCTGGTGCCGGCGGCGGCGCTGGGCGGCGGTCCGCGTTGCGTGGTGGGAGGCGAGGGCTATCTGCTGCCGGACACCGGCGCCGGTTGCGTGGCGGGCAGCACCTACGTGCACGGCGCCACCGAGGCGCGCATCGGCGCCGAAGGCCAGCGCGTGGCCCTGGACAAGGCGGCGGGATTGCTGGGCGGCGGCTTCCCGGCCTTCGAGGCCCTGGTGCCGGGCTCCCTGCCGGGCTGGGCGGGGTGGCGGGCGGTCTTGCCGGGACGCCTGCCCGCCGTGGGCGAGCTGGCCCATGCGCCGGGGCTGTGGCTGGCGGCCGGCTACGCGTCGCGCGGGCTGTCCTGGTCGGCGCTGATGGGGGATCTGATCGCGGCCCGGCTTTGCGGCGAGCCGTCACCTCTTGAAACCGATCTGTCCCGGTTGATCGCGCCACGCTGA
- a CDS encoding AMP-binding protein: MTRPWLAHYPKGVPADISVDGYASLTDLLDRACKQYATRIACTAMGSDITYAQLDAHGRGFAAWLQSLGLPKGSRVALMMPNVPAYLVALLGTLRAGHAVVNVNPLYTPDELQRQLLDSGAAVIVILENFAHTLQSVSDRGQLKHVVVTGPGDLLGGLKAPLVNLAARYIKKLVPAWHIDGAQMLPKLLATGAGLPFTAPAISMDDLAVLQYTGGTTGVPKGAMLTHRNLTSNVMQMEAVAAPALHDMTDRQITVLSALPLYHVFAMTVCGLYGMYAGMRNVLVINPRDQPSLINAWRKTPINVFPGVNTLFNALVHNEDFARLDFSGLRLALGGGMAVQQAVAERWLKITGRPLIEGYGLSETSPVATVNPCDATAYSGSIGLPLPSTYVAILDDAGNEVPLGERGEVSIRGPQVMAGYWQKPDETRDVMTADGFFRTGDIGIMDDKGYTRIVDRKKDMITVSGFKVYPNEVEAAVSQMPGVLECAAIGVPDEHSGEAVKVFVVKKDASLTEAQVQQWCKDKLTGYKRPRFVEFRDELPKSNVGKILRRELRPGAEAAAPQGQAA; this comes from the coding sequence ATGACCCGTCCGTGGCTTGCCCATTACCCGAAAGGGGTGCCCGCCGATATTTCCGTCGACGGCTACGCGTCGCTGACCGACCTGCTGGACCGGGCCTGCAAGCAGTACGCGACCCGCATCGCCTGCACCGCCATGGGCAGCGACATCACCTATGCGCAACTGGACGCGCATGGCCGCGGGTTCGCCGCCTGGCTGCAAAGCCTGGGGCTGCCCAAGGGATCGCGGGTCGCGCTGATGATGCCCAACGTGCCGGCCTACCTGGTGGCGCTGCTGGGCACGCTGCGAGCCGGCCACGCGGTGGTCAACGTCAATCCGCTCTATACCCCCGATGAACTGCAGCGGCAGTTGCTGGACAGCGGCGCGGCGGTCATCGTCATCCTCGAGAATTTCGCCCACACGCTGCAGAGCGTGTCCGACCGCGGCCAGCTCAAGCACGTCGTGGTGACCGGGCCGGGCGACCTGCTGGGCGGCCTGAAGGCGCCGCTGGTGAACCTGGCGGCGCGCTATATCAAGAAGCTGGTGCCCGCGTGGCACATCGATGGCGCGCAGATGCTGCCGAAGCTGCTGGCCACGGGCGCGGGCCTGCCATTCACCGCGCCGGCCATCTCGATGGACGACCTGGCGGTGCTGCAATACACCGGCGGCACCACCGGCGTGCCCAAGGGGGCGATGCTGACGCACCGCAACCTGACGTCCAACGTGATGCAGATGGAAGCGGTGGCGGCGCCCGCGCTGCACGACATGACGGATCGCCAGATCACCGTGCTGAGCGCCTTGCCGCTGTACCACGTGTTCGCCATGACGGTCTGCGGCCTGTACGGCATGTACGCGGGCATGCGCAACGTGCTGGTCATCAACCCGCGCGACCAGCCGTCGCTGATCAACGCCTGGCGCAAGACGCCGATCAACGTGTTTCCCGGCGTCAATACGCTGTTCAACGCGCTGGTCCATAACGAGGATTTCGCCAGGCTCGACTTTTCCGGGCTGCGGCTGGCGCTGGGCGGAGGCATGGCGGTGCAGCAGGCGGTGGCCGAGCGCTGGCTGAAGATCACCGGGCGGCCGCTGATCGAAGGCTATGGCCTGTCGGAAACCTCGCCGGTGGCCACGGTCAATCCGTGCGATGCCACGGCGTATTCCGGTTCCATCGGCCTGCCGCTGCCGTCCACCTATGTCGCCATCCTCGATGATGCCGGCAACGAGGTGCCGCTGGGCGAGCGCGGCGAAGTCAGCATCCGCGGGCCGCAGGTCATGGCCGGCTATTGGCAGAAGCCCGACGAGACCCGGGATGTCATGACGGCCGACGGATTCTTCCGCACCGGCGACATCGGCATCATGGACGACAAGGGCTACACGCGCATCGTCGACCGCAAGAAGGACATGATCACCGTGTCCGGGTTCAAGGTCTATCCGAACGAGGTCGAAGCGGCGGTGTCGCAGATGCCGGGCGTGCTCGAATGCGCCGCCATCGGCGTGCCGGACGAGCATTCGGGCGAGGCCGTGAAGGTGTTCGTGGTGAAGAAGGACGCGTCGCTGACCGAGGCCCAGGTGCAGCAGTGGTGCAAGGACAAGCTGACCGGCTACAAGCGGCCGCGTTTCGTCGAGTTCCGCGATGAGCTGCCCAAGAGCAACGTCGGCAAGATCCTGCGGCGCGAGTTGCGTCCGGGCGCCGAGGCCGCCGCGCCGCAGGGCCAGGCGGCCTGA